One window from the genome of Bubalus kerabau isolate K-KA32 ecotype Philippines breed swamp buffalo chromosome 17, PCC_UOA_SB_1v2, whole genome shotgun sequence encodes:
- the HPN gene encoding serine protease hepsin: MAEKEGGRTVPCCSGPKVAALTVGTVLLLTGIGAASWAIVTVLLRSDQEPLYPVQVGPADARLTVFDQTEGTWRLLCSSRSNARVAGLSCEEMGFLRALDFSELDVRTAGANGTSGFFCVDEGRLPHARRLLEVLSVCDCPRGRFLATSCQDCGHRKLPVDRIVGGQDTSLGRWPWQVSLRYDGAHLCGGSVLSRDWVLTAAHCFPERNRVLSRWRVFAGAVAQTSPHGVQLGVQAVIYHGGYLPFRDPNSEENSNDIALVHLSGTLPLTEYIQPVCLPAAGQALVDGKICTVTGWGNTQYYGQQAGVLQEARVPIISNDVCNGPDFYGNQIKPKMFCAGYPEGGIDACQGDSGGPFVCEDSISRTPRWRLCGIVSWGTGCALAQKPGVYTKVSDFREWIFQAIKTHSEASGMVTQL, translated from the exons GTGGCCGGACTGTGCCATGCTGCTCCGGACCCAAGGTGGCCGCTCTCACTGTGGGGACCGTCCTGCTCCTGACAGGCATCGGGGCAGCATCCTGGGCCATTG TGACTGTTCTACTCAGGAGTGATCAGGAGCCGCTGTATCCAG TGCAGGTCGGCCCGGCGGATGCTCGGCTCACGGTGTTCGACCAGACAGAGGGCACGTGGCGCCTGCTTTGCTCCTCGCGCTCCAACGCCAGGGTGGCGGGGCTCAGCTGCGAGGAGATGGGCTTCCTCAG GGCGTTGGACTTCTCGGAGCTGGACGTGCGGACGGCGGGCGCCAATGGCACGTCGGGCTTCTTCTGCGTGGACGAGGGGAGGCTGCCGCATGCCCGGAGGTTGCTCGAGGTCCTCTCCGTGTG CGACTGTCCCAGAGGCCGTTTCCTGGCTACCAGCTGCCAAG actgtggccacCGAAAATTGCCGGTTGATCGCATTGTGGGCGGCCAGGACACCAGCCTGGGCAGGTGGCCGTGGCAAGTCAGTCTTCGCTATGATGGAGCACATCTCTGTGGGGGGTCCGTGCTCTCCAGGGACTGGGTGCTGACAGCCGCCCACTGCTTCCCTGA GCGGAACCGGGTCCTATCACGATGGCGAGTGTTTGCTGGTGCTGTGGCCCAGACTTCACCCCATGGCGTGCAACTGGGGGTGCAGGCTGTCATCTACCATGGGGGCTATCTCCCCTTTCGAGACCCCAACAGCGAGGAGAATAGCAATGACATTGCCCTGGTCCACCTCTCTGGCACCCTGCCCCTCACAG AGTACATCCAGCCCGTGTGTCTCCCGGCTGCTGGGCAGGCCCTGGTGGATGGCAAGATCTGCACGGTGACTGGCTGGGGCAACACGCAGTACTACG GCCAACAGGCTGGGGTGCTCCAGGAGGCCCGAGTCCCCATAATCAGCAATGATGTCTGCAACGGCCCTGACTTCTACGGGAACCAGATCAAGCCCAAGATGTTCTGTGCCGGCTACCCTGAGGGTGGCATTGATGCCTGCcag GGCGACAGTGGTGGCCCCTTCGTGTGTGAGGATAGCATCTCTCGGACGCCACGTTGGCGGCTGTGTGGCATTGTGAGCTGGGGCACCGGCTGTGCCCTGGCCCAGAAGCCAGGCGTCTACACCAAAGTCAGTGACTTCCGGGAGTGGATCTTCCAGGCCATAAAG ACTCACTCCGAAGCCAGCGGCATGGTAACCCAGCTTTGA